Proteins encoded within one genomic window of Couchioplanes caeruleus:
- a CDS encoding YebC/PmpR family DNA-binding transcriptional regulator has protein sequence MSGHSKWATTKHKKAVIDAKRGKMFAKLIKNVEVAARVGGGDPAGNPTLYDAIQKAKKSSVPNDNIDRAVKRGSGLEAGGADWQTIMYEGYGPNGVAMLIECLTDNRNRAATEVRTALTRNGGTFADAGSVSYLFNRKGVVIVPKGEQSEDDIMLAVLDAGAEEINDLGDSFEVVSEPGDLVAVRTALQDAGIEYDSAESSLVPTMTVEVDEEAARKVLKLIDVLEDCDDVQNIFANFDVSDEIMAKIDA, from the coding sequence ATGTCCGGCCACTCAAAGTGGGCGACGACCAAGCACAAGAAGGCCGTCATCGACGCCAAGCGCGGCAAGATGTTCGCCAAGCTGATCAAGAACGTCGAGGTGGCGGCCCGCGTCGGCGGCGGTGACCCGGCTGGTAACCCCACGCTCTACGACGCCATCCAGAAGGCGAAGAAGAGCTCGGTTCCGAACGACAACATCGACCGTGCCGTCAAGCGCGGCTCCGGCCTCGAGGCCGGCGGTGCCGACTGGCAGACGATCATGTATGAGGGCTACGGCCCGAACGGCGTGGCGATGCTCATCGAGTGCCTCACCGACAACCGCAACCGCGCGGCCACCGAGGTGCGCACCGCGCTGACCCGCAACGGCGGCACGTTCGCCGACGCCGGCTCGGTGTCGTACCTGTTCAACCGCAAGGGCGTGGTGATCGTCCCCAAGGGCGAGCAGTCCGAGGACGACATCATGCTCGCCGTGCTCGACGCGGGCGCCGAGGAGATCAACGACCTGGGCGACTCGTTCGAGGTGGTCAGCGAGCCCGGCGACCTGGTCGCCGTCCGCACCGCCCTGCAGGACGCCGGCATCGAGTACGACTCGGCCGAGTCCTCCCTGGTGCCGACGATGACCGTGGAGGTCGACGAGGAGGCCGCCCGCAAGGTTCTCAAGCTGATCGACGTGCTCGAGGACTGCGACGACGTGCAGAACATCTTCGCGAACTTTGACGTCAGCGACGAGATCATGGCAAAGATCGACGCCTAG
- the ruvB gene encoding Holliday junction branch migration DNA helicase RuvB has translation MTDGLVSPYAGDEELDAEASVRPRRLADFIAQHRVRDQLDLLLKGAMGRGAPPDHILLSGPPGLGKTTLANIVAAELGTGIRTTSGPVIERSGDLAAILTSLGAGDVLFIDEIHRIAKPAEELLYSAMEDFRVDVVVGKGPGATAIPLDVEPFTLVGATTRAGLLSGPMRDRFGFVAHLDFYSPADLDALLHRSARILGVPITPEGAAEIAGRSRGTPRIANRLLRRVRDYAEVRGEGIVDEATAKAALTVYDVDQLGLDRLDRAVLRALVESFRGGPVGLSTLAVAVGEQSDTVEEMCEPFLVRAGLLARTPRGRVATDAGWHHLGKTPPEGRGAAPHQPDLFARDADSSP, from the coding sequence ATGACCGACGGCCTGGTCTCCCCGTACGCCGGAGACGAGGAACTGGACGCCGAGGCCAGCGTCCGCCCCCGCCGCCTCGCCGACTTCATCGCCCAGCACCGCGTCCGCGACCAACTGGATCTGCTCCTCAAGGGGGCGATGGGCCGTGGCGCCCCACCCGACCACATCCTGCTCAGCGGCCCGCCCGGCCTGGGTAAGACCACGTTGGCGAACATCGTGGCCGCGGAGCTGGGGACCGGGATCCGGACCACGAGCGGGCCGGTGATCGAGCGGTCCGGCGACCTCGCCGCCATCCTGACCAGCCTGGGCGCGGGCGACGTGCTGTTCATCGATGAGATCCACCGGATCGCGAAGCCCGCCGAGGAGCTGCTCTACAGCGCCATGGAGGACTTCCGGGTCGACGTCGTGGTGGGCAAGGGACCCGGTGCCACCGCGATCCCGCTCGACGTCGAGCCGTTCACCCTGGTCGGGGCCACCACGCGGGCCGGGTTGCTGTCCGGGCCGATGCGGGACCGGTTCGGGTTCGTGGCGCATCTGGACTTCTACTCGCCGGCCGACCTCGATGCGCTGCTCCACCGCTCGGCCCGCATCCTGGGGGTGCCGATCACGCCCGAGGGCGCCGCCGAGATCGCCGGGCGGTCGCGGGGGACGCCGCGCATCGCCAACCGGCTGCTCCGGCGGGTCCGGGACTATGCCGAGGTGCGCGGCGAGGGGATCGTCGACGAGGCGACCGCCAAGGCGGCCCTCACCGTCTACGACGTCGACCAGCTCGGACTGGACCGGCTGGACCGCGCGGTCCTGCGGGCGCTCGTCGAGTCGTTCCGTGGTGGTCCCGTCGGCCTGTCCACCCTGGCGGTCGCGGTGGGGGAGCAGTCGGACACCGTCGAGGAGATGTGCGAGCCGTTCCTGGTCAGGGCCGGCTTGCTGGCGCGTACTCCGCGGGGACGGGTGGCCACCGACGCCGGCTGGCACCATCTCGGCAAGACGCCGCCCGAGGGCCGTGGTGCCGCGCCGCACCAACCCGACCTCTTCGCCCGGGATGCGGATTCCTCTCCGTAA
- the ruvA gene encoding Holliday junction branch migration protein RuvA: MIASVRGVVAAIAPDSAVIEVGGVGLAVQCAPGTLAGLKAGAEARLATSLVVREDSLTLYGFADDDEKHLFELLQTASGVGPRLAQAVLAVHQPEAVRRAISAGDIAALTRVPGIGKKGAERLVLELRDRIGAVSLAPDGVAGALAGGWQDQVRQGVVALGWSAQQADQAVAAVAESLDGETPPVPMLLRQAIRLLGRTR; encoded by the coding sequence ATGATCGCCAGCGTGCGCGGCGTGGTCGCCGCCATCGCCCCCGACAGCGCCGTCATCGAGGTCGGCGGCGTCGGCCTCGCCGTGCAGTGCGCGCCCGGCACGCTCGCCGGCCTGAAGGCGGGCGCCGAGGCCCGGCTGGCGACCAGCCTGGTCGTGCGCGAGGACTCGCTGACCCTCTACGGCTTCGCCGACGACGACGAGAAGCACCTGTTCGAGCTGCTGCAGACCGCGAGCGGCGTCGGGCCCCGGCTCGCCCAGGCAGTCCTGGCCGTGCACCAGCCCGAGGCCGTCCGCCGCGCGATCTCCGCCGGAGACATCGCCGCGCTCACCCGGGTGCCGGGCATCGGCAAGAAGGGCGCGGAACGCCTGGTGCTGGAGCTGCGCGACCGCATCGGCGCCGTCTCGCTGGCCCCGGACGGGGTCGCGGGCGCGCTCGCCGGCGGCTGGCAGGACCAGGTCCGCCAGGGCGTCGTGGCCCTCGGCTGGTCCGCCCAGCAGGCCGACCAGGCGGTGGCGGCGGTCGCCGAGTCCCTCGACGGCGAGACGCCCCCGGTGCCGATGCTGCTGCGCCAGGCCATCCGCCTCCTGGGCCGGACCCGATGA
- the pdxT gene encoding pyridoxal 5'-phosphate synthase glutaminase subunit PdxT: MNIGVLALQGDVREHLTALAESDALARPVRRPEELDEVDALVIPGGESTTMSKLAVTFGMLDPIRKRIADGMPVYGSCAGMIMLATTVLDGRPDQESFAGIDMTVRRNAFGRQVDSFEAAVRIEDVEGDDFHAVFIRAPWVEEVGDDVRVLGRVADGPAAGRIVAVRQGNLLATAFHPELTGDLRVHRYFVEMVRHAADAR, encoded by the coding sequence ATGAACATCGGAGTCCTCGCCCTCCAAGGCGACGTTCGCGAGCACCTCACCGCCCTCGCCGAGAGCGACGCCCTGGCGCGCCCGGTCCGCCGGCCGGAGGAGCTCGACGAGGTCGACGCGCTCGTCATCCCCGGCGGCGAATCCACGACCATGAGCAAGCTGGCCGTCACCTTCGGCATGCTCGACCCGATCCGCAAGCGGATCGCCGACGGCATGCCCGTGTACGGCTCCTGCGCTGGCATGATCATGCTGGCCACGACCGTGCTCGACGGCCGGCCGGATCAGGAGTCGTTCGCCGGGATCGACATGACCGTGCGGCGCAACGCCTTCGGCCGGCAGGTCGACTCGTTCGAGGCCGCCGTGCGCATCGAGGACGTCGAGGGCGACGATTTCCACGCGGTCTTCATCCGCGCGCCCTGGGTGGAGGAGGTCGGCGACGACGTGCGGGTGCTGGGCCGCGTCGCGGACGGGCCCGCCGCCGGTAGGATTGTCGCCGTTCGGCAGGGGAACCTGCTCGCCACGGCTTTCCACCCGGAGCTCACCGGCGACCTGCGCGTCCACCGGTACTTCGTCGAGATGGTCCGCCACGCCGCAGACGCACGGTAG
- the secD gene encoding protein translocase subunit SecD produces the protein MARPPQGQPHPGRQLAVLGLLFAILYALVFWGPGTKGLGYEERLHPRLGLDLIGGTQATYVASLANGQAPSRESMEESRKIIDQRVNALGVAEAEVVVEGNRNIVVSVAGEANDQLKTVGQAAQMRFRKVVKVTGDSAAVAANPPTAAPSAAPSGAASPKPSTSVKATKAPAVTGSSAPSAGTGGQGGGERAPAPSASASAPAAAPSAPAPAPSPSASTPAPVSADVKEQRAAIAKKVGAAAWAAAEKLTDPVDLSTNPAAGLPYKAFGTLSGEEVNALTPEMQFNVPTIGCDQLNKRTAGAIDDEKSKVVACQSGAKMMLDVAKVVGTDIDTATPQLDQTTGQWVVSLDFTSSGQSKWTELTREAFQPAANDSCLSAAQAMSTGATHCLVAVVLDKEVISAPEIQGVLSGQSQITGQFNATSAKELADKIKYGALPVTFDPGTTQTVSATLGIAQLKAGLIAAAIGMGLVAIYAFFYYRLLGSVIFLSLLLSGLLTFGALVVLGRTTGFTLTLAGIAGFIVSLGVAADSFVIYFERLKDEIHEGRSARSAVPRAWARARRTIISANTITIMAAVVLYIVSIGAVKGFAFALGLSTILDLIVVFLFRHPIMTMFANTKAFLSPRVSGLGRALKRAPTEKEA, from the coding sequence GTGGCACGACCACCACAGGGACAACCGCATCCCGGGCGGCAACTCGCCGTGCTCGGTCTCCTCTTCGCCATCCTCTATGCGCTGGTGTTCTGGGGGCCCGGCACCAAGGGGCTCGGCTACGAGGAGCGGCTGCACCCCCGGCTCGGCCTCGACCTCATCGGTGGCACGCAGGCCACCTACGTCGCCTCGCTCGCCAACGGCCAGGCGCCCAGCCGGGAGAGCATGGAGGAGTCCCGGAAGATCATCGACCAGCGGGTCAACGCCCTCGGCGTGGCCGAGGCCGAGGTGGTCGTCGAGGGCAACCGCAACATCGTGGTGTCCGTCGCCGGTGAGGCGAACGACCAGCTCAAGACCGTCGGCCAGGCGGCGCAGATGCGCTTCCGCAAGGTCGTCAAGGTGACCGGCGACAGCGCCGCGGTGGCGGCCAACCCGCCCACGGCGGCGCCGAGCGCGGCACCGAGCGGCGCCGCGTCGCCGAAGCCCAGCACGTCGGTCAAGGCGACCAAGGCGCCGGCCGTGACCGGCAGCTCCGCCCCGTCCGCCGGCACCGGCGGCCAGGGCGGCGGCGAGCGGGCGCCCGCGCCCAGCGCCAGCGCGTCCGCGCCCGCGGCCGCACCTTCGGCGCCGGCGCCGGCGCCGTCGCCGTCCGCCTCGACTCCCGCCCCGGTCAGCGCCGACGTCAAGGAGCAGCGCGCGGCGATCGCGAAGAAGGTCGGGGCGGCGGCGTGGGCCGCGGCCGAGAAGCTGACCGACCCGGTCGACCTCTCCACCAACCCGGCGGCCGGTCTGCCCTACAAGGCGTTCGGCACGCTCAGCGGCGAAGAGGTCAACGCGCTGACGCCGGAGATGCAGTTCAACGTCCCGACGATCGGCTGCGACCAGCTCAACAAGCGGACCGCCGGCGCGATCGACGACGAGAAGTCCAAGGTCGTCGCGTGCCAGAGCGGCGCGAAGATGATGCTCGACGTCGCCAAGGTCGTCGGGACCGACATCGACACCGCCACCCCGCAGCTCGACCAGACGACCGGCCAGTGGGTCGTCTCGCTGGACTTCACCAGCTCCGGGCAGTCCAAGTGGACCGAGCTGACGCGTGAGGCGTTCCAGCCGGCCGCGAACGATTCCTGCCTGAGCGCCGCGCAGGCCATGTCGACCGGCGCCACGCACTGCCTGGTCGCCGTGGTCCTCGACAAGGAGGTCATCTCGGCGCCGGAGATCCAGGGTGTGCTCAGCGGCCAGTCGCAGATCACCGGCCAGTTCAACGCCACCTCGGCCAAGGAGCTCGCCGACAAGATCAAGTACGGCGCGCTGCCGGTCACCTTCGACCCGGGCACCACCCAGACCGTCTCGGCGACGCTGGGCATCGCGCAGCTCAAGGCCGGCCTCATCGCCGCCGCGATCGGCATGGGCCTGGTGGCGATCTACGCGTTCTTCTACTACCGCCTGCTCGGCTCGGTGATCTTCCTGAGCCTGCTGCTCTCCGGTCTGCTGACCTTCGGCGCCCTCGTGGTGCTCGGCCGGACCACGGGCTTCACTCTGACCCTCGCCGGCATCGCTGGCTTCATCGTGTCCCTCGGCGTCGCGGCGGACTCCTTCGTCATCTACTTCGAGCGCCTCAAGGACGAGATCCACGAGGGCCGGAGCGCGCGAAGTGCCGTACCCCGGGCGTGGGCCCGCGCGCGGCGTACCATCATCTCGGCCAACACCATCACCATCATGGCGGCCGTGGTGCTCTACATCGTGTCCATCGGCGCGGTGAAGGGTTTCGCGTTCGCGCTGGGTCTTTCGACGATCCTCGACCTCATCGTGGTGTTCCTCTTCCGGCACCCGATCATGACGATGTTCGCGAACACGAAGGCGTTCCTGTCGCCGCGGGTCAGCGGCCTCGGCCGTGCCCTCAAGCGCGCCCCGACCGAGAAGGAGGCCTGA
- a CDS encoding glycosyltransferase family 4 protein: MRIGIVSPYSFDVPGGVQNHIVDLAEALIGLGHEVSVLAPADEDAELPPYVVAAGRAVPLPYNGSVARIAFGPVSTARVRRWLARGKFDVLHVHEPMTLSLSLLAVLSARGPVVATFHTAITRSRALSAAQGLLQLVVEKITARIAVSELARKVQVEHLGGGAVEIPNGVAVAKFADALPLPGWPAEGGTLGFLGRFTEPRKGFDLLRTAFVSLARERPGLRLLVAGPGDRDELFKGVPADLRGRIEFLGLVSEEEKARMLRSVDVYVAPNTGGESFGMILTEAMAAGATIAASDLDAFRRVLDGGRAGALFPTGDVAALTRLLGELLDDPQRRAELAMCARSVVKTFDWPSVAQRVLEVYATAIEATDGRVFDDEWAEPRHGA; this comes from the coding sequence GTGCGGATCGGGATCGTCTCGCCGTACTCCTTCGACGTGCCGGGCGGCGTGCAGAACCACATCGTCGACCTCGCCGAGGCGCTGATCGGGCTGGGCCACGAGGTCAGCGTGCTGGCGCCCGCCGACGAGGACGCCGAGCTGCCGCCGTACGTGGTGGCGGCCGGGCGCGCGGTGCCGCTGCCGTACAACGGGTCGGTCGCGCGGATCGCGTTCGGGCCGGTCTCCACCGCCCGGGTGCGGCGGTGGCTGGCTCGCGGCAAGTTCGACGTGCTGCATGTGCACGAGCCGATGACGCTCAGCCTGTCGCTGCTCGCCGTGCTCTCCGCGCGCGGGCCGGTCGTCGCGACCTTCCACACGGCCATAACGCGCTCGCGCGCGCTGTCGGCCGCGCAGGGCCTGCTCCAGCTCGTGGTCGAGAAGATCACCGCCCGGATCGCGGTCAGCGAGCTCGCCCGCAAGGTGCAGGTCGAGCATCTCGGCGGCGGCGCGGTCGAGATTCCCAACGGCGTGGCGGTGGCCAAGTTCGCCGACGCGCTGCCGCTGCCGGGCTGGCCCGCCGAGGGTGGCACGCTGGGCTTCCTGGGCCGCTTCACCGAGCCGCGCAAGGGCTTCGACCTACTGCGTACGGCGTTCGTCTCGCTCGCCCGCGAACGCCCGGGACTGCGCCTGCTGGTGGCCGGCCCCGGCGACCGCGACGAGCTGTTCAAGGGCGTTCCCGCCGACCTGCGCGGCCGGATCGAGTTCCTCGGGCTGGTCAGCGAGGAGGAGAAGGCCCGCATGCTGCGCAGCGTCGACGTCTATGTGGCGCCGAACACGGGCGGCGAGTCCTTCGGCATGATCCTCACCGAGGCGATGGCGGCCGGCGCGACGATCGCCGCCAGCGACCTGGACGCGTTCCGCCGGGTCCTCGACGGCGGGCGGGCGGGTGCCCTCTTCCCGACCGGCGACGTGGCCGCGCTCACCAGGCTGCTCGGCGAGCTCCTCGACGATCCGCAGCGTCGCGCTGAGCTGGCCATGTGCGCACGGAGCGTAGTCAAGACGTTCGACTGGCCCAGCGTGGCCCAACGCGTTCTCGAGGTGTACGCGACCGCGATCGAGGCGACGGACGGCCGGGTTTTCGACGACGAGTGGGCCGAACCACGCCACGGGGCGTGA
- the ruvC gene encoding crossover junction endodeoxyribonuclease RuvC, with amino-acid sequence MRVLGIDPGLTRCGVGVVEGVPGRPCTLIGYYVVYTEPDDDIALRLLHLDRSLADLVAEHRPDSVAVERVFSQHNTQTITGTAQASGIGILAGARAGLPVQTYTPSEVKAAVTGSGTAGKAQVTSMVTRLLGLDGPPRPADAADALAIAICHIWRGGTRSRLQAAAAKAARTPRPSAPARRTGARR; translated from the coding sequence GTGCGGGTGCTCGGCATCGACCCCGGCCTCACCCGGTGCGGCGTCGGGGTGGTCGAGGGAGTGCCCGGACGCCCGTGCACGCTCATCGGCTACTACGTCGTCTACACCGAGCCCGATGACGACATCGCCCTGCGGCTGCTGCATCTCGACCGCTCGCTGGCCGACCTCGTCGCGGAGCACCGCCCCGACAGCGTCGCGGTGGAGCGCGTCTTCAGCCAGCACAATACTCAGACCATCACGGGTACGGCCCAGGCCAGCGGCATCGGGATCCTGGCCGGGGCGCGCGCGGGGCTGCCGGTGCAGACGTACACGCCCAGCGAGGTCAAGGCGGCGGTGACCGGCTCCGGCACGGCCGGCAAGGCGCAGGTGACCAGCATGGTCACCCGGCTGCTCGGCCTCGACGGCCCGCCCCGCCCGGCCGACGCGGCCGACGCCCTCGCGATCGCCATCTGCCACATCTGGCGCGGCGGCACCCGGTCCCGGCTGCAGGCCGCTGCGGCGAAAGCCGCCCGCACCCCCCGTCCTTCCGCCCCGGCCCGCAGGACAGGAGCTCGCCGATGA
- the secF gene encoding protein translocase subunit SecF — MAKGLAERLYMGEANLNIVGRRKMWFAIAGALIVLAIGSFFVRGFHLGIEFSGGTQFSLPVSVGTAEAAQDAVKQAVETAGVADEANVGAAQKVGDGPDATFNVRTGELAQTDANKVKEALAKDLGVPAEKISDDRVSEAWGGQVTQQALLGLGIFLVLVLGYLVVRFEWRMAVAAVSSLLLDLVLTAGVYSMIGFEVTPSTVIGFLTILGFSLYDVVVVFDKVQENTRGITAGSSRTYGEAANLAVNQTLMRSINTGLVALLPVGGLLFIGAGLLGAGTLKDLGLVLFVGMGLGVASSIVFATPMLAALKDQEPRIKSHNARVLARRSSARSGDVARGERGRTGTAAAEEEPALAGTTPGSTPRPGARPTGKRATNRGGGAGNRPSGGQKRR, encoded by the coding sequence ATGGCCAAGGGCCTTGCCGAACGCCTCTACATGGGCGAGGCGAACCTCAACATCGTCGGCCGCCGCAAGATGTGGTTCGCGATCGCCGGCGCGCTGATCGTGCTCGCCATCGGCAGCTTCTTCGTCCGGGGATTCCATCTGGGCATCGAGTTCTCCGGCGGCACCCAGTTCTCGCTGCCCGTGAGCGTCGGCACCGCCGAGGCCGCGCAGGACGCGGTCAAGCAGGCGGTGGAGACCGCGGGTGTCGCCGACGAGGCGAACGTCGGCGCGGCGCAGAAGGTCGGCGACGGTCCCGACGCGACGTTCAACGTCCGCACCGGCGAGCTGGCGCAGACCGACGCGAACAAGGTCAAGGAGGCCCTGGCCAAGGACCTGGGCGTGCCGGCCGAGAAGATCAGCGACGACCGCGTCTCGGAGGCCTGGGGTGGCCAGGTCACGCAGCAGGCGCTGCTGGGCCTCGGCATCTTCCTGGTCCTGGTGCTCGGCTATCTCGTGGTCCGCTTCGAGTGGCGGATGGCGGTCGCGGCGGTCTCCTCGCTGCTGCTCGACCTGGTGCTGACCGCCGGCGTCTACTCGATGATCGGCTTCGAGGTGACGCCGTCCACGGTCATCGGCTTCCTGACGATCCTCGGTTTCTCCCTGTACGACGTCGTCGTGGTGTTCGACAAGGTGCAGGAGAACACCCGAGGCATCACCGCCGGCAGCTCGAGGACGTACGGCGAGGCGGCCAACCTGGCCGTCAACCAGACCCTCATGCGCTCGATCAACACCGGCCTGGTGGCGCTGCTGCCCGTCGGCGGCCTGCTCTTCATCGGCGCCGGCCTGCTCGGTGCGGGCACCCTGAAGGACCTCGGCCTGGTGCTCTTCGTGGGCATGGGGCTGGGCGTGGCCTCCTCGATCGTCTTCGCGACGCCGATGCTGGCCGCGCTGAAGGACCAGGAGCCGCGGATCAAGTCGCACAACGCCCGGGTGCTCGCCCGCCGCTCCTCGGCCCGCTCCGGCGACGTCGCTCGCGGCGAGCGCGGCCGCACCGGTACGGCCGCGGCCGAGGAAGAGCCGGCGCTCGCGGGCACGACACCCGGCTCGACCCCGCGCCCCGGCGCCCGCCCGACCGGCAAGCGCGCCACCAACCGCGGCGGCGGCGCGGGCAACCGCCCCAGCGGCGGCCAGAAGCGCCGCTGA
- the pdxS gene encoding pyridoxal 5'-phosphate synthase lyase subunit PdxS: protein MSETAPDSQPTTGTARVKRGMAEMLKGGVIMDVVTPEQAKIAEDAGAVAVMALERVPADIRAQGGVSRMSDPDMIDGIIAAVSIPVMAKARIGHFVEAQVLQSLGVDYIDESEVLTPADYANHIDKWAFTVPFVCGATNLGEALRRITEGAAMIRSKGEAGTGDVSNATTHMRTIRGEIRRLTSLAEDELFVAAKELQAPYDLVKEVAATGKLPVVMFTAGGIATPADAAMMMQLGAEGVFVGSGIFKSGNPAQRAAAIVKATTFHDDPDVVAKVSRGLGEAMVGINVEEIPQPHRLAERGW, encoded by the coding sequence GTGTCCGAGACCGCGCCCGACAGCCAGCCCACCACCGGTACCGCCCGCGTGAAGCGCGGTATGGCCGAGATGCTCAAGGGCGGTGTGATCATGGACGTGGTCACGCCGGAGCAGGCCAAGATCGCCGAGGACGCCGGCGCGGTCGCCGTCATGGCGCTCGAGCGGGTGCCCGCCGACATCCGCGCCCAGGGCGGCGTGTCCCGGATGAGCGACCCCGACATGATCGACGGCATCATCGCCGCGGTCTCCATCCCGGTCATGGCCAAGGCCCGCATCGGCCACTTCGTCGAGGCCCAGGTGCTGCAGTCGCTCGGCGTCGACTACATCGACGAGTCCGAGGTGCTGACCCCGGCCGACTACGCCAACCACATCGACAAGTGGGCGTTCACCGTCCCCTTCGTCTGCGGCGCGACCAACCTCGGCGAGGCGCTGCGCCGCATCACCGAGGGTGCGGCCATGATCCGCTCCAAGGGCGAGGCCGGCACCGGTGACGTCTCCAACGCCACCACGCACATGCGCACCATCCGGGGCGAGATCCGCCGTCTGACCTCGCTGGCCGAGGACGAGCTGTTCGTCGCGGCCAAGGAGCTGCAGGCGCCGTACGACCTGGTCAAGGAGGTCGCGGCCACCGGCAAGCTGCCCGTCGTGATGTTCACCGCCGGCGGCATCGCCACCCCGGCCGACGCGGCGATGATGATGCAGCTCGGCGCCGAGGGCGTCTTCGTCGGCTCCGGCATCTTCAAGTCCGGCAACCCGGCGCAGCGCGCGGCCGCCATCGTCAAGGCCACCACCTTCCACGACGACCCCGACGTCGTCGCCAAGGTCTCCCGCGGCCTGGGCGAGGCCATGGTCGGCATCAACGTCGAGGAAATCCCCCAGCCCCACCGCCTCGCCGAGCGCGGCTGGTAA
- the yajC gene encoding preprotein translocase subunit YajC: MPLLLIALLFGVMYFMMIRPQQKRRREAQAMQSALGPGDEIVTIGGLHATVVAVDDDVVTVEIAPGVNARYARPAIARVVKPETVAAAEEPVVAEPAADEPVQSPVVETRKTND, translated from the coding sequence ATGCCGTTGCTTCTGATCGCCCTGCTCTTCGGCGTCATGTATTTCATGATGATCCGCCCGCAGCAGAAGCGGCGCCGCGAGGCGCAGGCCATGCAGTCGGCGCTGGGCCCGGGCGATGAGATCGTCACCATCGGCGGCCTGCACGCCACCGTCGTCGCGGTCGACGACGACGTCGTGACCGTCGAGATCGCCCCCGGGGTCAACGCCCGCTACGCGCGCCCGGCGATCGCCCGTGTGGTCAAGCCGGAGACGGTGGCCGCCGCCGAGGAGCCCGTCGTGGCCGAGCCGGCCGCCGACGAGCCGGTTCAGAGCCCGGTCGTCGAGACCCGCAAGACCAACGACTGA